From one Brachypodium distachyon strain Bd21 chromosome 4, Brachypodium_distachyon_v3.0, whole genome shotgun sequence genomic stretch:
- the LOC100824121 gene encoding uncharacterized protein At1g32220, chloroplastic, with the protein MRSALSRLIRSTTSLSPSPHRSCGLTFGKAFSSDATPRESSGRVDEPFKVEEAEPVKVPPPSPDKLLVLGGSGFVGSHVCKEALDKGFLVSSLNRSGKPSISESWADRVTWNQGNLLEPASLKDAMDGVSAVVSCVGGFGSNSAMYKINGTANINAIRAAAEKGIKRFVYVSAADFGLVNYLLQGYYEGKRAAEAELLSKFTYGGVILRPGFIYGTRQVGRVKIPLGLVGSPMQMVLQNAKPLTRLPLVGPMLTPPVSVTSVAKVAVRAATDPVFPPSIVDVYGIMRYSDQK; encoded by the exons atgaggtCGGCCCTGAGCCGCCTGATCCGCTCCACCACCTCCCTCTCGCCGTCCCCTCACAG ATCGTGTGGTTTAACATTCGGCAAGGCGTTCTCGAGCGATGCCACGCCCAGGGAATCATCGGGGCGGGTGGACGAGCCTTTCAAGGTCGAGGAGGCAGAACCCGTCAAGGTGCCTCCGCCTTCTCCGGATAAG TTGCTTGTGCTAGGTGGAAGTGGTTTCGTTGGTTCTCACGTTTGCAAGGAGGCGTTGGACAAAGGATTTCTTGTCTCTAGTCTAAATAG ATCTGGAAAGCCATCAATAAGTGAATCTTGGGCTGATAGAGTTACATGGAACCAAG GTAATCTTCTTGAACCCGCTTCACTGAAGGATGCCATGGATGGTGTTTCTGCTGTG GTATCATGTGTCGGAGGCTTTGGGTCAAATTCTGCCATGTACAAAATTAATGGGACTGCAAACATCAATGCCATCAGGGCTGCAGCTGAGAAAG GCATAAAAAGATTTGTGTATGTGTCAGCTGCGGACTTTGGTTTAGTGAATTACTTATTGCAAGGTTATTATGAGGGCAAG AGAGCCGCTGAAGCTGAATTGCTGTCAAAGTTTACCTATGGAG GAGTGATATTGAGGCCTGGTTTCATTTATGGAACTCGTCAAGTGGGTAGAGTAAAGATACCTCTTGGACTTGTGGGTTCACCTATGCAAATG GTGCTCCAAAATGCAAAACCATTGACCAGATTACCTCTGGTTGGTCCGATGTTAACACCTCCAGTGAGTGTTACCTCGGTGGCGAAGGTCGCTGTAAGAGCTGCGACAGATCCGGTGTTCCCTCCTAGCATCGTCGATGTCTATGGCATCATGCGATACAGCGATCAGAAGTAA